The Amycolatopsis sp. 195334CR genome window below encodes:
- a CDS encoding GNAT family N-acetyltransferase, with protein sequence MTRSQLLVSTDQAGAELPAGAPRYSLLVANDNEEVVAAQRLRHRVFAEEMGATLHSPEPGLDIDAFDRFCDHLVVRDDNSGEIVGTYRMLPPERAAEAGRLYSDTEFDLTALADLRRSLVETGRSCVHPDHRSGAVVSLVWAGIARYMLLSGHRYLAGCASVPLTDGGSYAAGVWDLLRTKHYAPEELRVRPLNPWHSDDVARPSRSVLPPLIKGYVRLGAKVCGPPALDADFGVADFLVLLDLQNVDERYLKFFLGTNG encoded by the coding sequence ATGACTCGATCACAGCTGCTCGTCAGCACTGATCAGGCCGGTGCCGAGCTGCCGGCGGGTGCCCCCCGCTATTCCCTCCTCGTCGCCAACGACAACGAAGAAGTGGTCGCCGCCCAGCGCCTGCGCCACCGCGTTTTCGCCGAGGAAATGGGCGCCACCCTCCACTCGCCCGAACCGGGTCTCGACATCGACGCGTTCGACCGGTTCTGCGACCACCTGGTGGTCCGCGACGACAACAGCGGCGAGATCGTCGGCACCTACCGGATGCTGCCGCCCGAGCGCGCCGCCGAAGCCGGGCGCCTCTACTCGGACACCGAGTTCGACCTGACCGCGCTCGCCGACCTCCGTCGCTCGCTGGTCGAGACCGGCCGCTCCTGCGTCCACCCCGACCACCGCAGCGGTGCCGTGGTCAGCCTGGTCTGGGCCGGGATCGCGCGCTACATGCTGCTGTCCGGCCACCGCTACCTGGCAGGCTGCGCCTCGGTGCCGCTCACCGACGGCGGGAGCTACGCCGCGGGCGTCTGGGACCTGTTGCGCACCAAGCACTACGCGCCCGAAGAGCTGCGCGTGCGGCCGTTGAACCCGTGGCACAGCGACGACGTGGCCCGCCCGTCCCGGTCGGTGCTGCCGCCGCTGATCAAGGGGTACGTCCGGCTCGGCGCCAAGGTGTGCGGCCCGCCCGCGCTGGACGCCGACTTCGGCGTCGCCGACTTCCTGGTCCTGCTGGACCTGCAGAACGTCGACGAGCGCTACCTGAAGTTCTTCCTCGGGACGAACGGATGA
- a CDS encoding electron transfer flavoprotein subunit alpha/FixB family protein, which yields MSEVLVLVDHVDGEVKKSTLELLTAARALGEPSAVVVGEPGSAAKVKDSLAAYGAAKVYVAESADAAGYLATPKVDALALLAEKASPAAVLVSATAEGKEVSGRLAARLDAGLLIDVVGVNSDGTVDQSVFGGAYSVKAKSAKGTPVISVRPGAVEAEQADGAAAEEAVELPAVDPAKSAKITGVEPIVGGDRPELTEASIVVSGGRGVGSAEKFDVVEKLADSLGAAVGASRAAVDSGYYPAQFQVGQTGKTVSPQLYIALGISGAIQHRAGMQTSKTIIAVNKDPEAPIFEIADFGVVGDLFNVAPQLTEAVAKRKG from the coding sequence ATGTCTGAAGTTCTGGTCCTCGTCGACCACGTCGACGGTGAGGTCAAGAAGTCCACGCTGGAGCTGCTGACCGCGGCCCGCGCGCTCGGCGAGCCGTCGGCCGTGGTGGTCGGCGAGCCGGGTTCGGCCGCCAAGGTCAAGGACAGCCTGGCCGCCTACGGTGCCGCGAAGGTGTACGTGGCGGAGTCCGCCGACGCCGCCGGTTACCTGGCCACGCCGAAGGTCGACGCGCTCGCGCTGCTGGCCGAGAAGGCGTCCCCGGCCGCGGTGCTGGTCTCCGCGACCGCGGAGGGCAAGGAGGTGTCGGGCCGCCTCGCCGCGCGCCTGGACGCCGGCCTGCTGATCGACGTGGTCGGGGTCAACTCCGACGGCACGGTCGACCAGTCGGTCTTCGGTGGCGCGTACTCGGTGAAGGCCAAGTCCGCCAAGGGCACGCCGGTCATCTCGGTGCGTCCCGGTGCGGTCGAGGCCGAGCAGGCCGACGGCGCCGCCGCGGAGGAGGCCGTCGAGCTGCCCGCGGTGGACCCGGCCAAGTCGGCCAAGATCACCGGTGTGGAGCCGATCGTCGGTGGCGACCGCCCCGAGCTGACCGAGGCCTCGATCGTGGTCTCCGGTGGCCGCGGCGTCGGTTCGGCCGAGAAGTTCGACGTGGTGGAGAAGCTGGCCGACTCGCTCGGCGCGGCCGTCGGCGCCTCGCGTGCCGCGGTCGACTCCGGCTACTACCCGGCGCAGTTCCAGGTCGGCCAGACCGGTAAGACGGTCTCGCCGCAGCTGTACATCGCGCTGGGTATCTCCGGCGCGATCCAGCACCGGGCCGGCATGCAGACCTCGAAGACGATCATCGCGGTCAACAAGGACCCCGAGGCGCCGATCTTCGAGATCGCCGACTTCGGCGTGGTGGGCGACCTGTTCAACGTCGCCCCGCAGCTGACCGAAGCGGTCGCCAAGCGCAAGGGCTGA
- a CDS encoding electron transfer flavoprotein subunit beta/FixA family protein, translating to MTNIVVLVKQVPDTYSERKLSESDHTLDRESADAVLDEINERAVEEALKIKEAGEGEVTVLAVGPDRATDAIRKALSMGADKAIHVSDPALHGSDLLATAKVIAAAVRKVENVDLVIAGNEASDGRGGAVPAIVAELLGLPQLTHARQLTVEGTSVKVDRETADEGLTHLEASLPALVSVTEKINEPRYPSFKGIMAAKKKPVETLTVADLGVDAGEVGLGNAWSAVVEAAPKPPRTAGERVEDDGDGGTKVAEYLVGQKII from the coding sequence ATGACGAACATCGTTGTCCTGGTCAAGCAGGTGCCCGACACCTACTCCGAGCGCAAGCTCAGCGAGTCCGACCACACCCTTGACCGCGAGTCCGCCGACGCGGTGCTCGACGAGATCAACGAGCGTGCGGTCGAGGAAGCGCTGAAGATCAAGGAAGCCGGCGAGGGCGAGGTGACCGTGCTCGCGGTCGGCCCGGACCGCGCCACCGACGCGATCCGCAAGGCGCTCTCGATGGGTGCCGACAAGGCCATCCACGTCTCCGACCCGGCGCTGCACGGCTCCGACCTGCTCGCCACCGCGAAGGTGATCGCCGCCGCGGTGCGCAAGGTGGAGAACGTCGATCTGGTGATCGCCGGCAACGAGGCCTCCGACGGCCGCGGCGGTGCGGTACCCGCGATCGTGGCCGAGCTGCTCGGCCTGCCGCAGCTCACCCACGCCCGCCAGCTGACCGTCGAGGGCACCTCGGTGAAGGTCGACCGCGAGACCGCGGACGAGGGCCTGACCCACCTCGAGGCGAGCCTGCCGGCGCTGGTCAGCGTCACCGAGAAGATCAACGAGCCGCGGTACCCGTCCTTCAAGGGCATCATGGCCGCGAAGAAGAAGCCGGTGGAGACGCTCACCGTCGCCGACCTCGGCGTCGACGCGGGCGAGGTCGGCCTCGGCAACGCCTGGTCCGCCGTGGTGGAAGCCGCGCCGAAGCCCCCGCGCACCGCGGGTGAGCGCGTCGAGGACGACGGCGACGGTGGCACGAAGGTCGCCGAGTACCTGGTCGGCCAGAAGATCATCTGA
- a CDS encoding DegV family protein, translating to MTDSTACLPEQLAEQWDIGIAQVQLHVGDRLDDEQRFARADLLAAMRAGQEVSTSPPDPGAFFWAYQDAMSRGATAIVSIHISGRMSATVEAAREAAQQVQIPVHVLDSGTTGMSLGFAALSAARAAAAGAHPRRVIEAAEYRFRTSKELLYVDTLEYLKRSGRIGSAQAMVGSALALKPLLTVREGEVAPLSRVPGRRRALNKLVDLATREARGKPVDVALVRFGDDERVLELAEQLRRRMPEVRETMTLEASTIIGAHVGPGALGITVSPAG from the coding sequence ATGACCGACTCGACCGCCTGCCTGCCGGAGCAGCTGGCCGAGCAGTGGGACATCGGCATCGCACAGGTCCAGCTGCACGTCGGGGATCGGCTCGACGACGAGCAGCGCTTCGCGCGCGCCGACCTGCTCGCCGCGATGCGGGCGGGGCAGGAGGTGTCCACCTCGCCGCCCGATCCGGGTGCCTTCTTCTGGGCTTACCAGGACGCGATGAGCCGCGGGGCCACCGCGATCGTCAGCATCCACATCTCCGGGCGCATGTCCGCCACGGTGGAGGCGGCCAGGGAGGCCGCGCAGCAGGTGCAGATCCCGGTGCACGTGCTCGACAGCGGGACCACCGGGATGAGCCTCGGCTTCGCCGCGCTCTCGGCGGCACGGGCCGCCGCGGCGGGCGCGCACCCGCGCCGGGTGATCGAGGCCGCCGAGTACCGGTTCCGCACCAGCAAGGAACTGCTGTACGTGGACACGCTGGAGTACCTCAAGCGCAGCGGGCGGATCGGGTCGGCGCAGGCGATGGTCGGCAGCGCGCTGGCGCTCAAACCGCTGCTGACCGTGCGCGAGGGCGAGGTCGCGCCGCTGTCCAGGGTGCCCGGCCGCCGCCGCGCGCTGAACAAGCTGGTCGACCTCGCCACCCGGGAGGCGCGCGGGAAGCCGGTGGACGTGGCACTGGTCCGCTTCGGCGACGACGAGCGCGTGCTGGAACTGGCCGAGCAGCTGCGCCGGCGGATGCCGGAGGTGCGCGAGACCATGACGCTCGAAGCCAGCACGATCATCGGCGCGCACGTCGGGCCGGGCGCGCTGGGCATCACCGTTTCCCCGGCCGGGTGA
- a CDS encoding class I SAM-dependent methyltransferase: MTTPAEALHLTGERTVPDVPEENYWFRRHEAAYAALLPYCAGATVLEAGCGEGYGAGLIATSAPRVLALDYDEPTTAHVARRYPALEVIRGNLACLPLRSSTVDVVANFQVIEHLWDQGGFLAECLRVLRPGGRLLVTTPNRLTFTPDSDVPLNPYHTRELAPAELDELLRDAGFEVELLHGLHHGPAVRALDERYGGSIIQAQLDVVMGSLPGQAVWPPELLADVDSIRTGDFVVHGDDLAASLDLVAVAVRP; the protein is encoded by the coding sequence GTGACCACCCCCGCCGAGGCCCTGCACCTCACCGGAGAACGCACCGTGCCGGACGTTCCCGAGGAGAACTACTGGTTCAGGCGCCACGAGGCCGCCTACGCCGCCCTGCTCCCCTACTGCGCGGGCGCGACCGTGCTCGAAGCGGGCTGTGGCGAAGGTTACGGCGCCGGCCTGATCGCCACCTCCGCGCCGCGGGTGCTCGCGCTGGACTACGACGAGCCGACCACCGCGCACGTGGCCCGCCGCTACCCGGCGCTGGAGGTGATCCGCGGCAACCTCGCCTGCCTCCCGCTCCGTTCGTCCACTGTGGACGTCGTGGCGAACTTCCAGGTGATCGAGCACCTCTGGGACCAGGGCGGGTTCCTCGCCGAATGCCTGCGCGTGCTGCGGCCGGGCGGGCGGCTGCTGGTGACCACGCCGAACCGGCTCACCTTCACCCCGGACAGCGACGTGCCGCTGAATCCCTACCACACCAGGGAACTCGCGCCCGCCGAACTGGACGAGCTGCTGCGCGACGCCGGGTTCGAGGTGGAACTGCTGCACGGGCTGCACCACGGCCCGGCCGTGCGCGCGCTCGACGAGCGCTACGGCGGTTCGATCATCCAGGCGCAGCTGGACGTGGTGATGGGCTCGCTCCCGGGTCAGGCGGTGTGGCCGCCCGAACTGCTCGCCGACGTCGATTCCATCCGCACCGGGGATTTCGTGGTGCACGGGGACGACCTCGCGGCGAGCCTGGACCTGGTGGCCGTGGCGGTGCGGCCGTGA
- a CDS encoding glycoside hydrolase family 57 protein, giving the protein MNEHEGTFCLVLHSHLPWLAHHGSWPVGEEWLYQAWAHSYFPVVDLLRRFADEGKRDVLTLGVTPVLAAQLDDPYCLRAFHHWLGDWQLRARHASTLWSGDPLLRSLAAAEHRAADRASEELETRWRHGFSPVLRSLVDAGTIELLGGPATHPFQPLLDPRVRAFALRTGLADTRLRIGHRPAGIWAPECGYAPGMEADYAAAGVQRFLVDGPSLRGDTSAARTVGSSDVVAFGRDLEVTYRVWSPKAGYPGHGSYRDFHTWDHNVGLKPSRVTGKQVEPVAKAPYDPALAADTLRLHVKDFVDTVVTRLRSLREQHGRESLVVAAYDTELFGHWWHEGPAWLEAVLRALPEAGVRVTTLQGALNAGHLGAPVELPASSWGSGKDWRVWDGEQVADMVTANTELQRRLLALPAPAPGYRDPVRDQLVTEALLALSSDWAFMVTKDSAADYARRRARVHTERFDALAGGRALSASDRPFGHLDARDL; this is encoded by the coding sequence GTGAACGAGCACGAGGGCACCTTCTGCCTGGTGCTGCACAGCCACCTGCCGTGGCTGGCGCACCACGGGTCCTGGCCGGTCGGCGAGGAGTGGCTGTACCAGGCCTGGGCGCACTCCTACTTCCCGGTGGTCGACCTGCTGCGCCGCTTCGCCGACGAGGGCAAGCGCGACGTGCTCACCCTGGGCGTCACCCCGGTGCTGGCCGCGCAGCTCGACGACCCGTACTGCCTGCGGGCCTTCCACCACTGGCTCGGGGACTGGCAGCTGCGCGCGCGGCACGCGTCCACGCTGTGGTCGGGCGACCCGCTGCTCCGCTCGCTGGCCGCGGCCGAGCACCGCGCCGCCGATCGCGCGAGCGAGGAACTGGAAACCCGGTGGCGGCACGGGTTCTCGCCGGTGCTCCGGTCCCTTGTGGACGCCGGAACGATCGAACTGCTCGGCGGCCCGGCCACCCACCCGTTCCAGCCGCTGCTCGACCCGCGGGTGCGGGCCTTCGCGTTGCGCACCGGGCTCGCCGACACGCGGCTGCGCATCGGGCACCGCCCGGCCGGGATCTGGGCGCCGGAATGCGGGTACGCGCCGGGCATGGAGGCCGACTACGCGGCCGCGGGCGTCCAGCGGTTCCTCGTCGACGGGCCGTCCCTGCGCGGCGACACGTCGGCGGCACGCACCGTCGGCTCGTCGGACGTGGTCGCCTTCGGCCGCGATCTCGAGGTGACGTACCGGGTTTGGTCGCCGAAGGCCGGTTACCCCGGGCACGGTTCGTACCGGGACTTCCACACCTGGGACCACAACGTGGGGCTCAAGCCGTCGCGGGTCACCGGCAAGCAGGTCGAGCCCGTGGCCAAGGCGCCCTACGACCCGGCCCTCGCCGCGGACACGCTTCGCTTGCACGTCAAGGACTTCGTGGACACCGTGGTGACGCGGCTGCGTTCGCTGCGCGAGCAGCACGGCCGCGAGTCGCTGGTGGTCGCGGCCTACGACACCGAGCTCTTCGGACACTGGTGGCACGAGGGCCCGGCGTGGCTGGAGGCCGTGCTGCGGGCGCTGCCGGAAGCGGGCGTGCGGGTGACCACGCTGCAGGGCGCGCTGAACGCCGGGCACCTGGGCGCGCCGGTGGAACTTCCCGCGTCCTCGTGGGGTTCGGGCAAGGACTGGCGGGTGTGGGACGGCGAGCAGGTCGCCGACATGGTCACCGCGAACACCGAGCTGCAGCGCCGGTTGCTCGCGCTGCCCGCGCCGGCACCGGGGTACCGCGACCCGGTGCGCGACCAGCTGGTGACCGAGGCCCTGCTGGCGCTGTCCAGCGACTGGGCGTTCATGGTCACCAAGGACTCCGCCGCCGACTACGCTCGGCGGCGGGCGCGGGTGCACACCGAGCGTTTCGACGCGCTGGCCGGTGGGCGCGCGCTGTCCGCTTCGGACCGGCCGTTCGGGCACCTGGATGCCCGCGATCTGTGA
- a CDS encoding glutathione peroxidase has translation MGIKDIPVDTLDGEPTTLGALGEKVLLVVNVASKCGLTPQYTGLEKLQERFGARGFAVAGFPCNQFAGQEPGSAEEIRTFCSTTYGVTFPLFSKIEVNGGGQHPLYASLTSVADADGEAGDVQWNFEKFLVGVDGTVLARFRPRTDPEDEAVVKAIEAALP, from the coding sequence ATGGGCATCAAGGACATTCCGGTGGACACCCTCGACGGCGAGCCGACCACGCTCGGCGCGCTCGGCGAGAAGGTGCTGCTGGTGGTGAACGTGGCGTCGAAGTGCGGGCTGACGCCGCAGTACACCGGACTGGAGAAGTTGCAGGAGCGCTTCGGCGCGCGGGGTTTCGCGGTGGCCGGGTTCCCGTGCAACCAGTTCGCCGGGCAGGAGCCGGGCAGCGCCGAGGAGATCCGGACCTTCTGCTCCACCACCTACGGCGTGACCTTCCCGCTGTTCTCGAAGATCGAGGTGAACGGCGGGGGTCAGCACCCGCTGTACGCGTCGCTGACCTCGGTGGCCGACGCCGACGGTGAAGCGGGCGACGTGCAGTGGAACTTCGAGAAGTTCCTGGTCGGCGTGGACGGCACGGTGCTGGCGCGGTTCCGCCCGCGCACCGACCCGGAGGACGAGGCCGTGGTCAAGGCCATCGAGGCCGCGCTGCCCTGA
- a CDS encoding NAD(P)H nitroreductase has protein sequence MDPGYPDERTVRTAIELAVRAPSVHNSQPWRWRLGGRTVNLYAGRDRQVADTDPRGTDLLLACGAALHHLRIGFAVQGWRTRVYRLPDPAEPEHLAAIELYRGEPGFDEVALAAAIPRRRSDRRRYEKRQPPESHLSLMIDRAETTGVQVRAATDRRARPQLVRALAECARYQLLGPAVLLELAAWRGHWPPSVPDYDHESVLLVLGTQADDRLARLRAGEALSEVLLSATGLGLASCALTDPLGLIDVRPILAKELLDGAHPQVVCRVGWARLNAEPLPATTRRPLDEVVQNFAAVAV, from the coding sequence ATGGACCCCGGCTACCCCGACGAGCGGACCGTGCGAACCGCGATCGAGCTGGCCGTGCGCGCGCCCTCGGTGCACAACTCGCAGCCGTGGCGGTGGCGCCTCGGCGGGCGGACGGTGAACCTCTACGCCGGCCGCGACCGCCAGGTGGCCGACACCGATCCACGCGGGACGGACCTGCTGCTCGCCTGCGGGGCCGCGCTGCACCACCTGCGGATCGGGTTCGCCGTGCAGGGCTGGCGCACCCGGGTCTACCGGCTGCCGGACCCGGCCGAACCGGAGCACCTGGCCGCGATCGAGCTGTACCGCGGTGAGCCGGGTTTCGACGAGGTCGCGCTGGCCGCGGCCATCCCGCGGCGGCGGTCCGACCGGCGCCGCTACGAGAAGCGGCAACCACCGGAGTCGCACCTGTCCCTGATGATCGACCGCGCCGAGACGACCGGTGTGCAGGTGCGCGCCGCCACGGACCGCAGGGCGCGGCCACAGCTGGTGCGGGCGCTCGCCGAATGCGCCCGCTACCAGCTGCTGGGACCGGCCGTGCTGCTCGAACTCGCCGCCTGGCGCGGGCACTGGCCGCCGAGCGTGCCGGACTACGACCACGAATCGGTGCTGCTGGTGCTCGGCACCCAGGCCGACGACCGCCTGGCGCGCCTGCGCGCGGGGGAGGCGCTGAGCGAGGTCCTGCTGTCGGCCACCGGGCTCGGCCTGGCGAGCTGCGCGCTGACCGACCCGCTCGGGCTCATCGACGTGCGGCCGATCCTGGCGAAGGAACTACTGGACGGGGCGCACCCGCAGGTGGTGTGCCGCGTGGGCTGGGCCCGGCTGAACGCCGAACCGCTTCCGGCCACCACACGGCGACCGCTCGACGAGGTGGTGCAGAACTTCGCCGCGGTCGCCGTGTGA
- a CDS encoding GAF domain-containing sensor histidine kinase has translation MTEGEVLRLVVVRALELIGADHVLLALPDDGTAELVVVACAGADEAGFDGLRLPLDGTIGGAAFRTGKARRAVTPGPGLDERSGAALAVPLSSADEPLGVLIALRDKGKPVFTADRVPLATGFAEQAALAVRTAREHVHGHELDLLNERDRIARELHDHVIQRLFAVGLSLQGLGRSAESPELRRRLTESVEDLQEVVREIRNTIFDLHGDPAGATWLRRRLQQVIDELTEHSGVRAIVRMSGPLSVLPPELAVHAEAVVREAVGNTVRHAMARSVTVAVAVENELSIGVTDDGTGISPDSVHSGLAALAARAADAGGTLHVQASPEGGTRLLWSVPLP, from the coding sequence GTGACCGAAGGCGAGGTCCTGCGACTGGTGGTGGTCCGCGCGCTGGAGCTGATCGGCGCCGACCACGTGCTGCTGGCGCTGCCCGACGACGGTACCGCCGAACTGGTGGTGGTCGCCTGTGCCGGCGCGGACGAGGCCGGGTTCGACGGCCTGCGCCTCCCGCTCGACGGCACGATCGGCGGAGCCGCCTTCCGCACCGGGAAAGCCCGGCGCGCGGTGACCCCGGGGCCCGGGCTCGACGAGCGGTCCGGCGCGGCGCTGGCCGTTCCGCTGTCCAGTGCGGACGAGCCGCTCGGTGTGCTGATCGCCTTGCGGGACAAGGGGAAGCCGGTGTTCACCGCGGACCGGGTGCCGTTGGCGACCGGCTTCGCCGAGCAGGCCGCGCTGGCCGTGCGGACCGCCCGCGAGCACGTGCACGGGCACGAGCTGGACCTGCTCAACGAGCGCGACCGGATCGCCCGCGAACTGCACGACCACGTGATCCAGCGGCTGTTCGCGGTGGGCCTTTCGTTGCAGGGACTCGGCCGGTCCGCGGAATCGCCGGAACTCCGGCGGCGGCTGACCGAAAGCGTGGAGGACCTGCAGGAGGTGGTCCGCGAGATCCGCAACACCATCTTCGACCTGCACGGCGACCCGGCCGGGGCGACCTGGTTGCGGCGGCGGCTCCAGCAGGTGATCGACGAGCTGACCGAGCACTCCGGGGTCCGGGCGATCGTGCGGATGTCCGGTCCGCTCAGCGTGCTCCCGCCCGAACTGGCGGTGCACGCCGAAGCGGTGGTGCGCGAGGCGGTGGGCAACACCGTGCGGCACGCCATGGCGCGGTCGGTGACCGTGGCGGTGGCGGTGGAGAACGAACTGAGCATCGGCGTCACCGACGACGGCACCGGCATCTCACCCGACTCAGTCCACAGTGGACTCGCGGCGCTGGCGGCCCGGGCCGCGGACGCCGGTGGCACGCTGCACGTGCAGGCTTCGCCCGAAGGGGGCACCCGGCTGCTCTGGTCGGTGCCGCTGCCCTGA
- a CDS encoding response regulator transcription factor, protein MIRVFLVDDHEVVRRGVAHLLEADPDLEVVGEAGTAAQAMARIPALRPDVAVLDVRLPDGNGVELCRDLRSRLPGLNCLMLTSFTDEQAMLDAILAGAGGYVIKDIDGLRLVAAVHDVGSGLSLLDNRAAAALMAKLRADVAVDGPLAGLSDRERELLGFISDGLTNRQIAARMNLAEKTVKNYVSRLLTKLGMQRRTQAAVLATRLRGQRR, encoded by the coding sequence ATGATCCGCGTCTTCCTGGTCGACGACCACGAGGTGGTCCGGCGCGGGGTGGCCCACCTCCTCGAAGCGGACCCGGACCTGGAGGTGGTCGGCGAAGCGGGCACGGCTGCGCAGGCGATGGCCAGGATCCCCGCGCTGCGCCCGGACGTCGCGGTGCTCGACGTGCGCCTGCCCGACGGCAACGGCGTGGAGCTGTGCCGCGACCTGCGTTCGCGCCTGCCCGGGCTGAACTGCCTGATGCTCACCTCGTTCACCGACGAGCAGGCCATGCTGGACGCGATCCTCGCCGGTGCCGGTGGGTACGTGATCAAGGACATCGACGGACTGCGGCTGGTCGCCGCGGTGCACGACGTCGGCTCCGGGTTGTCCCTGCTGGACAACCGCGCCGCCGCGGCGCTGATGGCCAAGCTGCGCGCGGACGTGGCGGTCGACGGCCCGCTGGCCGGGTTGTCCGATCGGGAACGGGAACTGCTCGGGTTCATCAGCGACGGGCTGACCAACCGCCAGATCGCCGCGCGGATGAACCTGGCCGAGAAGACCGTGAAGAACTATGTTTCGCGGCTGCTCACGAAACTCGGCATGCAGCGGCGCACGCAGGCCGCGGTGCTGGCCACCCGGTTGCGCGGGCAGCGGCGCTGA
- a CDS encoding pyridoxamine 5'-phosphate oxidase family protein, whose translation MGGSRAESLSHGECLRLLERAGVGRVVYTKHAMPAIDLVAYTMREGAVIIRSPEHSELPAALRNAVVAFQADRLSDDLTAGWTVSVVGHATEISDDAEVARLSAAARTPWPTSAADRFLKITVKLASGTRIGNGR comes from the coding sequence ATGGGCGGTTCGCGCGCGGAGTCGCTGAGCCACGGCGAATGCCTGCGCCTGCTGGAAAGGGCCGGGGTGGGGCGGGTGGTGTACACCAAGCACGCGATGCCGGCGATCGATCTGGTCGCGTACACGATGCGCGAGGGCGCGGTGATCATCCGCAGCCCGGAGCACAGCGAGCTGCCCGCGGCGCTGCGCAACGCCGTGGTGGCCTTCCAGGCCGATCGGCTCTCCGACGACCTGACCGCGGGCTGGACGGTGAGCGTGGTCGGCCACGCCACCGAGATCTCCGACGACGCGGAAGTGGCCAGGCTCTCGGCGGCCGCGCGCACGCCGTGGCCGACCTCGGCCGCCGACCGGTTCCTCAAGATCACCGTGAAGCTCGCGTCCGGCACCCGGATCGGCAACGGGCGATGA